Within Catharus ustulatus isolate bCatUst1 chromosome 5, bCatUst1.pri.v2, whole genome shotgun sequence, the genomic segment TTTTGGGGCTGTAGAATAGGAATGTTAAAGATACATTTATGGACAGTCCAGATGAAATACTGACTTGTACCATAAGCTGTTTCTGCAAAGGCTGGAAAGTTAAGAGATGATTGTGTGGATATAAATGCTCAGAAGTTCTGCTGCAGAAGAACTTCAATGAAATACATACTTTCAGTccaaaaaatgaaagttttgtgGGACAAAAATGTAAAGTTCTGCACCTTGTAAAGCACTGTCAGGGGCTGGAAGTGAaggggttctttttttttctttccttctttcagagACCTTTCCCAGTAACACTCTCCTTGTTATTCAGAGAGGTGCACACTGTTTGGGGAATAGGTAATTTCTTCCCCCTCCAGCACTGGAGCTGAACGTGCTGTTTGTAGACATCCACTTCTCTTTATGATTCTGCTTCTTAAGGGAAGGACAGAAACGGCTCAGTCTTGTATGCACACCTGTAATACCTGCTTTGTTTCCAAGGATGAAGtagagctgcagcaggatgaaGAAAACCTGCCCTATGAAGAAGAGATTTACAAAGACTCCAGTACCTTTCTTAAGGTGAGCTGCTTCTGCAATTGGAAGTGTAGTCAAAGCTGGCCTAGTTGTGTTAAACTGTTTCTGTAACTGGTGGGATCTGAAATACAGCTTTAAAGGCTTGGAACTCACAGGTACAGAAGCTGATGTGACAGATCTATCTCTGGTGTTTGCATTGTTCTGAAGCAGCTCTCagtgagctgcagcaatggTGGGCCTGCTTTGGAACTGAAAGGATGGTGTTGACCAAGGAACTTGTAAAGGCATGTTCAAAAGATAATCTGCTCCTTTCTCATGTATCACAGTAACACATaaaatgtgtctgtgtgtgtccagTTATCCCCTGTTGCTCTCACTGAACTTCTTCTTGTTCTCCAGGGCACTCAGAGCCTAAATCCACACAATGATTACTGCCAGCACTTTGTGGATACAGGACACAGACCCCAGAACTTCATCAGAGACGTTGGTATGTCAGTGTCACAGCCAAAAACTGTTTGAAGATGACTCATTTGATTCAGTAgcacttgtttttcttcccattttttaattccttataGTTTCTGGGAAGTGCAGATGCACAAACTCTTCCTAGTTTTTTGTTCCATGTGCATACATATCATATAGACATCTAtataaatggttttattttcagttactTAGGAGGTCATTATTACCAAGGCTGTTCTTACCTTGGTTTTACATAAAAGTATTTCaccaggaagatttttttttccaacctaagttCTTTTGATTCCAGAAAGTAGATGAGTTTAATGAGGAGATCTTGAAACCTCAGGAAGTTTACAGTTCACCTGTGTACTGGGCTTTATTGCCACTTAAGCATGTAAAGTATGGGAAATAGTGACATTTAAGTCAGGAAGCAATATGGATCATGTTTCCTAGCTAAATTAGGTAACTGCTGACAGCTCTTTAGAATGCCCAGGTTTAGAGGATGGTGCTTTTCAAGTTTACATGGATCCAGACATACCTTACTGCTGAAATGATGCTACACTGGGCCTGAATTTAAACTTGCTAATACTGAGGCATGGTTTGGTCCTGTTTCCCAGAATAGGTGCCCAGCATTTGACTTCTAAAAGGAGCAGGACATCTCCCTCTGCAGTTTTACACAACAGTTTTCTGTATCTTATCAAGTGTGAGATTGCCAGGcaaagtggttttgtttttagatGGCAGCCCAAAGAGGTTTGGTTTGCCTCCAGAGGGTTTTAGTTTATTCTTCTGTATATTTTGTGAATGGTTCTATGAAACACatctagatgatttttaagaaaaatgggCTCAATTGGATCTTTATCTCAAAAGCACTTGGGCTTCACAGTTATGTACTTGAGGCAGTTCTGCACTCTTTTGGAAATGAGTGCAGAGAAACAGCAGCCCCTGTAGTGTGCCATGGCTTCTCTGCTGTGTAAGGATtctgggaagggacaggatgAACACTTAGGCAGGGCTTGGTGTGGAGataaacacagcagcagctgggccagAGCCTTgaacagggctgagctgtggcagctgcacGTTGGTGAGCACACATTTTCTACACCACAGTCACAACTCTGCTGAGGTGCTGCATGTCAGTGCACGTGGcccaaaggaaaacaagtggTTCTGGAACACTCAGCTGTATCTTTTTGATGTTGCTGttggaaaagagggagagacaCGTGGGTCTGGATTTGGTTAGAGGGCTTTTGATTGGAAATTCATTTGCATCTGTTGCttagctgctgctgcccaggggtATTGGACTCAcagtggctggagcagcacagtggTGGAAATCAGGAGAACACAGCAGTAGCTTTAAGCTGTTACATATGTGaggaaaaggatgaaaataacTGTTGGGTGTTTTATGCACGAGTAGCAGGAGATAACAAAGGCTAGGTACTGAGACATTTGCTTTTATCGTTGCATTCCTAGGATTGGGACTTAAGTTTGAATTAAAATAAGGAGAGAGATGAAGTATTTGTGGGTTTGGGTGAGGTTTTCCCCCCCAGTTTATTAGTACCATTCCAAGTTGTACTTTTAAATGAACTTGAAGCCTTTTAAATAACTCCTACTGAAGTTGAAGTGATAGTGTTGGGAAGCAGAAATGGTACCTTGTTGGTTTATGCTGAACCTGCTGCTGGCAGTAGCAAACCCATTGTCCCTAAAAGAGAATGAAATAGACTTCAaagtatattttcctttttacaacATCCAATGAGGGTTCTGTCCTTTGCATTCTGTACACATGAAAGGTTGGAAAATTGACATCATAAAGCTCCATGTAGGAGCATGTGTTCAGATCTTCATGACTGCCACCACAGCACCAAATCTCAGTTAAGGGTTGCCTCAGGGAACCAGCTACACCCCAGGTGCCACCTTGGAAACAGTTGTCAAAGATTACACAGACTATGCTGTGAATTAATGTTAATTAGATCTTAATAGAAATTTATGGCTGGGGCAAAACCAGAATAACTTCTTTCATCATCCTGGCACTTTCAGTTTAATGGAAGGTTGTTTTGTTCTGGTAACTAGAGTTGTGAATTCCTGGTCCACTGTAGTGCTCTGGGGAAGATCAGAGCACAGACACTGCATCAGTGACAGCCCTGATTAGCTGGGTGAGGGCAGGAGGTTTTGTCAAGTACTGAACGAAAAACTGCTTTAGAGGGTTTGCTCTGTtctaacaaaaattaaaatgaggcTAAGTATTAACATTTGGACTTATTCAGAATACTGGACAATGCTTAATTGATAGAGACTGACTCTGTTAAGTAGTTGTTaacttcatgttttcttcttcttagGCTTAGCAGATAGGTTTGAAGAATATCCAAAACTTAGAGAGCTCATCAGATTGAAGGATGAGCTGATATCTAAATCTAACACTCCTCCCATGTAAGTGTTCTTGTGGAAAATGCCTTTCTTCTCCAGACCTGTTTGAAGTTAGCTGTCTGCTTTGCAAATCTCTATCTTCAGCACCTGCTTAcaatttacattttctctttctgtttgtgTATACAAATGAATCAATGGAAGCATAGAAGAATAAGATCACTGTGGTTTTGTTAGTTTAATCTAGATGTTTAATGCAGTGTATAAACtagattttctttccagtgtgTGATTATTTATAGTCTCTAaagctttgaatttttttttttaagatgaaattGTCAACTGATTTGGCTGTGGGCTTTAATTTGGGAACTAAAAGAATATCATGTGGTGGTGAATCTCATGTTATCATGTGGTTTATGATAATGAGAAGAGCTTTAAGAAATTGGCCTCTTAGTATAACCTTAGCTTTTCTTGTAGCAGCTGGTTTTTGTATAATGTTCAGCTATTATCTCAGTATCCATCAATCACGTTACTTTGGatttgaagacaaaaatgttTAGGCTGTCTGGAAATCGTTTGTCCTGACTGACTTGGAATTACCTCAGAGTTTTTGCTGAGTGTCAGACACAGCTTCATGTGGAATTCAGACCTCTCTGAACTTAACCTTATGTTTGTCATGTAGTCTTAATCTGTACCACAAAAATCCTCCTTATTTAATGACAGGCACATAAAACCCTGTGAAATAGTTGTCTGAACAACTGAGTGCAAACTGCAGACTCAccttgcttttttaaaataggcATGTTTTAGTCATAAAGTATAATGGGGGAAAGCCAGTAACTGAATGCTGCCTTCTGGCAACACCACATGCACATGTGGATCTCTTCCACACACTttttgggaaggggaaggtgGTGGTCTCTTAGCTTTACTAAGGTTCAAGGAATTTAGGGGAGGGCAGTGTAATTTTTGGATAGATGGAGCAGTGAGTGGTGTGCAGGTGTGAAGGAGTGTGTGTGAGCATCTATTTAATAGAATCAACATGGGGGAATTCTGCTTGGtacagaaatagagaaatacATGTATACTATGTAAAAACTAATGTTTCCAGTATTTAGAATCTTTGGAATAATTCTAGAAATATACCACTTTCCCAGTTAGCCAGGCAGTGAGGGTTTGCTTCTTAAATGTTTATGTTTCCTCCTATTACAGTCCATGGGTTACAGAGAGTACAGTGAGTCTGCACTAGATATTGGTGTACAGCTGTGTGGGCATCTGTTTCCTGCTTGCTGAGTTAGGATCCTAAAACTGTTCATTAAGACTACTTAAAAACCACAATGCAGTAGCATCCAGCCTCAGTTAAGTGAGGGTGTGTAATGGTTCTCTGGATTTAGAGCATTGAGatgcacagcccaggcaggacaCCCTGCTCTTAGCTGCTGCACAGAAGTGCTGTGTGGAGTGCATCTCAGGGCACTGTTGCACCTTGTCCAAGCAGTCTGGCATCTTCTGTTTAAACAGGTATTTGCAAGCAGACTTGGAAGCCTTTGATATTAGGGAGCTAAAGTCCAAATTCGATGTGATTCTGCTGGAGCCACCGTTGGAAGAATACTACCGAGAGACTGGCATCACTGCCAATGAAAAGTGCTGGACCTGGGATGATGTAAGTACCTTTGTGCTGTGAAGAACATTTCATGGATTTGTGTAAGCAAATAGGGTTTAATTTAATAACTACAACTTTTTAATCTCTCTGAGCCCGGCTGAAAACTTAAACCTAGTAAAACTGGGTTTTCTCTCTGCCCTTACCTTCACTGAgctttctgtttgatttttggCTGAATGTccattgaaaatatttccttgtttCTTGAAATTCTTGAGATTCTTAAGGCATGCTTTTTAATATGCTGGTCTTCCAGTACAAAGTGCAGGTAAGTTTGCTGTACTGAAATTCCTCCATTCTCCAAGTATTGATTGGTAGGAGATTTTAATGGCCAAACCAGCAATAATCCCTAGAAACTTAACCTCATTTGTGGAAGTCTTTCTCTTGTATTTATTCAAAAATGGTGCCTGGCAATACTGCCCAGGGCTAAAACATTTCATCCTCACAGAAGAACTGGAGTGTTGGAGGCAGGACTCATCCTCCTAGTTTGGAGTTACAGCCTCCTAGAATGACTCCTACtgcattctttttcttcagggtGGCACTGAATGAAGCTTGATTTGATGTGTTATGAATCCTTTCAACTTGTGATGACTAACAGATGCTTTGCATCCaaagttatttaattttgaatgttAGTCATTGGCCATTGTTGAACCACTGTCCTCATGAATTCTGCCTGCTTTTCCTAAAAGTGAAAATGAGAGAATGTCTTTGATAGGTAGTGATAGGAATGAAGCTGGGATGTTTAGAACATCTTCAGAACCTTCATGTAAGTACTtagagagggaaagaaacagaGTACTGTTGCTtctgtattaaatatttttgctgccAGTGGAATGATAAAATGAAGTAGAGACCTGAGGAGGAGATCATGTGGGTTGTATTGGTCTTTTAAGTCTAGAATTTTTTATACAGGTAGAATCTCTGTTTGTTATAGTTtcatcccagccagcagcccagccccaggcagccactcactcactcccccaCCAGTGTGATCAGAGTTGGAAAGGTAAAAGCTGCAAAACTCATGGCTTGAGACCAAGACAGTTTAATGGGGAAAGCAAAAGCGATGCACACAaacaaagcagaacaaggaaTTAGTTCCCTGCTTCCTGGTGGTGTCTGGGACAATGCCTGAAGACTCAGTGTTCTTCCTGATACAACTGATGATTTGTATTTCATTCAGGAGAGCTTTTCTTGCACTTATTATTACTAGATCATGAAATTGGAAATTGAAGAAATTGCAGCCCCAAGGTcatttgtgtttctgtggtgCGGCTCAGGCGAGGGTCTGGATCTCGGCCGAGTGGTAAGATGttgttttaattcaatttatcAGGGACAGGCTTaagagtttatttttatctttgacTTTTCCCTGTATAGAATTCTCAGCCCTAACTACTGAGGGCTGTGTTGTTAGTGTGTTAGAGGATATGTGATTTTAAATGGCATTAACTGTTTAGATACTGTAAATGTCCACATGAGTCACTGACTGTGTGACTGTAATTCCTTGGGGTCTTGGTTTTGATCTGCATGTGTTGACAGAGGAGCAGGTTGCCAAGTTACAACTCTTTTAATAGAAGTCTCAGTAGTTTTCTGTCAGAAATATTCATGCTAGGAGAAAGGTCCTACTGTTTCCTAAATGGAGATACAATTGTCATCTTTCTGCATGccagggaaatgctgcttgTGTTGGGGATGCTGCACTAGGAATTCCCAGTTGGGTCCTGCTGTGCTGAAACATTCTTTCTTTAGTTTGAGCTGTGCTTTCCATAAACACAATTCACATGCAGCTGTTCAAGGGCAGCTTGTGGTTACTGATCTGTTTGCTTTGGCTGTTTGTCAGTCTGAAGTTGGCCAGTTAGACGGGGTTTGGTCATTGGCAGGTTTGTAGTAGCTGGACAGTCCTTGACTAAGAAAAGTCAGGCCTAAGTGAGTGTTCAGTCAGGTCACTCGATGTTTTTGTGTTGTgtgaattgttttatttgtttctaaCATTTAGTGTCTGCGCAAGTGGGGTTACAGAAGATGTGAGGACATTTGCTGGATTAAAACAAATAAGAACAACCCTGGCAAGACCAAGACTCTAGACCCTAAGGCTGTCTTCCAAAGAACCAAGGTAAAGAATTGGCTCCATTCCTCCTGTTTCcattctgtctgtctgtgctaAGGACACACCCAGTGTTGGTGACAGGCTTGTGACAAAGCCAAGGGGGACTTCCAAGTTCTGTTCTGCAAAGCACATTTTATAGAACTGAACTTAGCAATACAAATTGACTAAATTCAATGACAGAAGAAGCCTTTAAATCTGTAAGTTTTTAATTGAATCTGTTAATAAAAAGTAGCTAGAGAAGATTGGCTGTTGGTTCTAAATGCACAGGAgcaggtgtgtgcccagggctgcGACCAGAGAGAGGTGTGGGGGAGCTCAGACAGCGTCCCCTGCCTTCCTGGAGGTGATTGTACAGCACAGGTGATGGAATGGCTCAGCTTGGTTTAAACCAAACAGTTTTTTTAAGATACTTTGAGGAGGATGTCAATTGAAGGAggtgcagaggaaaaaagtgttCTGGTTTGCATTTCTTAGAGAAATGTAAATGCAACTCATAAATAATTGGTTTGGGTATATGTGAGGGTAACTGGCAGTTCATTCATTTCAGGTGTCAGTGAACCTCAGGACTCCTTCCTCATTAATTCATCATTCATTAGCATTAAATATCCTCAAGTCTGTCTCAAACTGGCCGTTGTTAGGAGTATAAACTTTCCTTTAGGATATCTGGAATCTTTTTTTTACTTGCATTTACTTGAATCTGAGGTTTGTTTGAAAGTGTGTTGTATTAGTTATAAATATTTGTAAGTATAAATATTGTGTGTTTATTGCATATACGTGCAAGTACGTGCAGCTTGCTCATGAGGGCAAGGTTAAAACTAACACAGGAGGCTCTGAGGGGACTTCATGTGTTTGTTTAGCAAGGAAAAATAGTTTCTGGTATGGGGGAATTCCTGTGTTTATGGAGCAAGAGTTGGGCTGAGGTCACTGTTTGTGATAAACTGTTTGTGAGAATGGAGTTTGCTCTGAAACAAACACTGTTGGCAAGCTGAGTGTgccagtgctcagagcaggaaatgTGCTCTGTTCTGTGGCTGAGGCATCTCCCAATGGATGCTGTGCCACCTGTCAGGGGATCCCAGGTGTTTGTGAGTGCCAAGGTATGGAAGTAAAATGTTTGGGATAGTTCTCCTAAGGACTGGGCTGAGGAGGCCTGGCTTGGTGGGTGATTTGTTCAGCAGTATTCTGCCTTTCACTTAGGGAAATTGCAGGTCCAATCCCCTGTTGCATGAGTGCAATACCTGTGCAATCTGCATAGATTTGACAGGTCTGATGTTGGGCCTTTCATGTTTACCCACCAACTCTGCAAACCCtttccaaaatttgggaatgaTTACGTGCTCTTGTCTGCAACTGTTTCCTGAGCCATCTGGTGGCGCTTAGTGAGTCAGAGTATCTGATCTGGGGAACATCACTCATCCAGGATTGATATTCCCAGAAACAGAGCTCTGAAAGGAGCATGTAGGAGCCTCTTTTCATCCTGGAACAATTGTGGTGATTCCTCATTCATGGGTGCCACGTATCACTCCTTAAATTGGTCTGCAGTGTTTGAGAAGGAGAGCAATGCATGTTACAGCTCAAGTGATGAGCTGCCTGAGAGTGCACTGACAGTGTGATGGTGGTTGTGGGGTTTTATGCAGTAATATCTTCTGGAAAGGAATCTAAGGGGAATTCTGAGGGCTGCTTTATTAACAGAGGTACAGTATGAAAAAGAACATCTTGTTTCCACTGTCTGTTTTATGactgaaaactttaaaaagtgttaTATTAATTAAGTTAGGATCAAAATGCTGAGACAGGCATTAATCACAATTAATAACCATTCCTTGCTCTTGCCATcgcatttttctcttttgccttGTGGACatttctcagcctttccagcTGAAGTTCTGTATTTGAAGAAGTCCAAATACCTGACTTCCCCCTTGGTCTGAGGTTTATCACCTCACTGTGAAGTTTATCAAGCATCAGCTTAAAGTACTGCTGTGCTTGTTGTCAAATGGCTGCTTTGGTAGCTCCAGCTTTTGTGCTCTAGTTCACGTTTCAGCCTTTTCTGCGCTGTCAGAGTGGGATGGCTGTGctagagctgctctgtgtgtctgcaggagcactgcctCATGGGCATCAAGGGCACCGTGCGCCGCAGCACCGACGGCGACTTCATCCACGCCAACGTGGACATCGACCTCATCATCACCGAGGAGCCGGAGATCGGCAACATCGAGAAACCCGTGGAGATCTTCCACATCATCGAGCACTTCTGCCTCGGGCGGCGGCGCCTGCACCTCTTCGGGAGGGACAGCACAATCCGGCCAGGTAACCGCTCTGCTGCTTTAGGTCAAACTTCATCTCAGGGTCCTCCAGAGCTCCCAGATCTGTGTCACAGCTCAGACAGCACATCTCCAGGAGATACATTTCTGGTGGATGTGAAGATCTGTCAGTCACAGAACTGTTGTTTGGAAAGTTTATGACAACTAGCATTTCTATAACTTTTCCAGAAGAGACATTTTTGTGAACCAATATTTTTGCCCATCCATGTGTTTAATTCATCAGAGAGCATTAcaaaatccagctgtgctgttgcCAGTGTCTGAAGGGGCAGTGTCTCACAGTGGGTGCTGCATCTGGCATCAGGACACACCGTTCAGGTGTTCAGTCGTGATTGAGCTGCCAGTGCATGTTGTGTGTCAGTGTCTCACAGAGTCAGGTTACTCTAGTTCAActtgtgcattttttaaaagcattgttTAAACACTGTGGTGTAAGGGTAACTAGGGAGAAAAGGTAGGGGCTTGTGAAAGCACAGCATGAATGTTACCACAGCCATGtgtaataaaaacattttaaaaaggaaaatcaggcCTTAGAAATACCCAACTAAAATTTTAACTTTGCAAGCTCTAGGAGTGACTTTTCCCATCTGTTCAGTGCCGCTGATGTGTAGCTGAGTGTTTCTCCCTGTCACTTGAGTGTTGTACTGGGAGAAGTTCAGCATGGAGAAGCCTGAAATTTGTTGTTGCTTCTGCTGACTGTGGTTTTGTTCCCAAGGTTGGCTGACGGTGGGACCCACCCTCACGAACAGCAACTTCAACGCAGAAACGTATTCCTCGTATTTCACGGCTCCCAATTCCCACCTGACCGGCTGCACCGAGGAGATCGAGAGGCTGCGGCCCAAGTCCCCGCCCCCCAAGTCCAAGTCCGACCGGGGCGGGGGTGCccccagaggaggaggaagaggagggactTCAGCAGGCCGGGGAGaaaggggcagggagaggaacaGAACCAACTTCCGCGGTGAGCGGGGCGGCTTCAGAGGGGGCCGTGGAGGGACCCACCGAGGGGGCTTCCCCACCCGCTGAGGAGGTCACCGAGGTCTGCTGCCCCCGGCCTGCGCCTCGGCTGCCAACCTTCTCTGTAGCCgtgtttttcctgcagtgaaTTCCTCTGGGACTCAAGCTAGATTACTTTTACAGTTGTTTTTGGTGCACGCCGTTCCAGACAGGCCTTGCAGTCTGGCACAGCCCCTCACCGGCCACGTCCTGCActgagctcacagcagagaCACCACGGGTAGGATGGAAATGACCCCCTTGCTCTCCCCTTAGGAACCTTCAAGGTGGAGACTTCTTTTTCAACTTCATTTTCTCCAAAACACGGATTCCTCCTCCATCTCTGGAGGTTTGGATTTGGACTGACTTGCATTAATATGCTGGAGCAGGTGTGAAAT encodes:
- the METTL14 gene encoding N6-adenosine-methyltransferase non-catalytic subunit; the protein is MNSRLQEIRERQKLRRQLLAQQLGAENADSIGAVLNSKDEQREIAETRETCRAAYDTSAPNAKRKYPDEGEADEEEIEEYKDEVELQQDEENLPYEEEIYKDSSTFLKGTQSLNPHNDYCQHFVDTGHRPQNFIRDVGLADRFEEYPKLRELIRLKDELISKSNTPPMYLQADLEAFDIRELKSKFDVILLEPPLEEYYRETGITANEKCWTWDDIMKLEIEEIAAPRSFVFLWCGSGEGLDLGRVCLRKWGYRRCEDICWIKTNKNNPGKTKTLDPKAVFQRTKEHCLMGIKGTVRRSTDGDFIHANVDIDLIITEEPEIGNIEKPVEIFHIIEHFCLGRRRLHLFGRDSTIRPGWLTVGPTLTNSNFNAETYSSYFTAPNSHLTGCTEEIERLRPKSPPPKSKSDRGGGAPRGGGRGGTSAGRGERGRERNRTNFRGERGGFRGGRGGTHRGGFPTR